One stretch of Desulfovibrio sp. UCD-KL4C DNA includes these proteins:
- the cbiQ gene encoding cobalt ECF transporter T component CbiQ encodes MQHISEPFASGQSFIHSSHPGFRVICAFLFSLVGALIMSLSAAVMVFISGLIFAFFARLPMLSLMKRLLYVNGFIFFLWLFLPFSRPGEPLFIVGPFTASAEGILYAAIITLKSNGIVLAATALISTMPVQLMGAGMQSLKLPDKLCRLFLFTWRYVHVMGEEYEKMKRAAVMRGFVPRNSMRTYRTYAWLLGMLLVRSWDRAQIVWQAMLCRGFFGKFYTLNVFKVRRSDWLLFGMTVMLATAAIFFQLHKIEVFW; translated from the coding sequence TTGCAACATATCAGCGAACCGTTTGCCTCCGGTCAATCATTCATTCATAGCTCTCATCCCGGTTTTCGGGTTATTTGTGCATTTCTTTTCTCCCTTGTCGGGGCATTGATTATGTCACTTTCTGCTGCGGTGATGGTTTTTATTTCCGGTCTTATTTTCGCTTTTTTTGCACGGCTGCCCATGCTGAGCCTTATGAAACGACTACTCTATGTTAATGGTTTTATTTTTTTTCTATGGCTTTTTTTGCCGTTTTCCAGGCCCGGTGAACCGCTTTTTATAGTTGGACCTTTTACTGCTTCAGCTGAAGGTATTTTATACGCAGCGATTATCACCTTGAAATCGAATGGGATTGTTCTGGCTGCTACTGCTCTTATTTCAACTATGCCCGTGCAATTGATGGGTGCAGGAATGCAGTCACTTAAATTGCCTGATAAGCTGTGCAGGCTGTTTTTGTTCACATGGCGATATGTGCACGTTATGGGCGAAGAGTATGAGAAGATGAAGCGCGCTGCCGTTATGCGCGGCTTTGTTCCGCGTAACAGTATGAGAACTTACCGCACCTATGCATGGCTGCTTGGGATGTTGTTAGTGCGGAGCTGGGATAGGGCGCAGATCGTTTGGCAGGCAATGCTTTGTCGTGGATTTTTCGGTAAATTTTATACTTTAAATGTTTTTAAAGTCAGGAGGTCTGATTGGCTTCTTTTTGGAATGACGGTTATGCTTGCAACCGCTGCTATTTTTTTTCAGTTGCATAAAATTGAGGTGTTTTGGTGA
- a CDS encoding flavodoxin family protein has protein sequence MKAIAVNGSPRKKGNTATLLEHALNGAKAKGADVEVVNLYGLKYKGCISCFECKKNGGKSYGKCVVKDELTSILEKISEADVLIMGTPIYFSSETGEMRSFLERFFFPYFTYTPDHMSIFPGNIQAGLLYSMNVPEEGMLARNYDKFIASTQGFVSKIIGNCELLLCTDTYMFKDYSKYEFSIWNEEAKLKRHKEIFPLDCKKAYEMGVKLASAVSND, from the coding sequence ATGAAAGCTATTGCCGTTAACGGAAGCCCTAGGAAAAAAGGAAATACTGCAACTTTGCTTGAGCATGCCCTAAATGGTGCAAAGGCGAAGGGAGCAGATGTAGAAGTAGTCAACCTTTACGGGTTAAAATATAAGGGGTGCATCAGTTGTTTTGAATGTAAAAAAAATGGTGGAAAAAGTTATGGGAAGTGTGTTGTTAAAGATGAACTGACTTCGATATTAGAAAAGATCAGTGAAGCTGATGTTCTTATAATGGGTACACCAATCTATTTTTCATCTGAGACAGGGGAAATGCGGTCATTTCTAGAACGTTTTTTCTTCCCATATTTTACCTATACACCGGATCATATGTCTATTTTTCCAGGGAACATTCAGGCAGGGCTACTCTATTCCATGAACGTTCCTGAAGAAGGTATGCTTGCTCGTAACTATGATAAATTCATAGCTTCTACTCAGGGATTTGTCAGCAAGATCATAGGAAACTGTGAGCTACTGCTTTGTACTGATACCTATATGTTCAAAGATTATTCTAAGTATGAATTCTCTATATGGAACGAAGAGGCAAAATTAAAGCGGCATAAAGAAATTTTCCCGCTGGATTGTAAGAAAGCTTATGAGATGGGGGTGAAACTGGCTTCTGCTGTATCAAATGACTAG
- a CDS encoding shikimate kinase encodes MKTTIEMTDLKYQVTEPQKINIRTSNKDKDIVIGGRDSGNVFIFSLDDDLRRSIAADIAKKLGREVLIIKRADGNPAITEAAANDNQIVSLPRGAALSEKNRNLLKDNGKVLYIMSDFITLLNASDRSEDAREQISLLLNRFEPSFMNAAHLIVRSDQSYEEILQDALEKISL; translated from the coding sequence GTGAAAACGACAATTGAAATGACTGATCTTAAATACCAGGTAACCGAGCCCCAGAAAATAAACATCCGTACTTCCAACAAGGATAAAGATATAGTCATAGGCGGAAGAGATTCTGGAAATGTCTTCATTTTTTCGCTTGATGATGACCTGAGAAGATCCATCGCAGCAGATATTGCCAAAAAACTTGGTAGAGAAGTTCTAATCATTAAAAGAGCTGACGGAAACCCTGCTATCACAGAAGCAGCAGCTAATGACAATCAGATCGTAAGCCTTCCCAGGGGAGCCGCTCTTTCAGAAAAAAATCGCAATCTGCTAAAAGATAACGGTAAAGTACTTTACATCATGTCAGATTTCATAACACTGCTAAACGCTTCTGACAGATCAGAAGATGCACGCGAACAAATTTCACTACTGCTCAACAGGTTTGAGCCGAGCTTCATGAACGCTGCACATCTCATTGTACGTTCCGACCAAAGTTATGAAGAAATTTTGCAAGACGCGCTTGAAAAAATATCACTTTGA
- a CDS encoding Tex family protein has protein sequence MTTDNISRIASELNLPVKNVQAAISLLEEGATIPFISRYRKEATGSMDEVAVEAVSDLLGKLNELEKRRETVLNSIEEQGKLTDALRSKINEAQNLRQLEDLYLPYKPKRKTKGQAAIEKGLEPLAVKIFAQKCDPEKEAESYISAEKGVKTIEDALAGARDIIAEKISENQALRQAVRSLFENKAILESHATKTALSPEAEEKASKFRDWFNWREPARKSAGHRILAMLRGERDKFLKVSFRPPEEEGLDTLSRNIVKSTSAASKQVEKASADSYKRLLAPQMETELRSNLLEKAETEAIKVFASNLREILIAPPLGSKNILALDPGFRTGAKLVCLDAQGGLKHNDTIYPVTSEGKKKEAAEKIINLVNKYSIEAIAIGNGTAGRETEQFIKGLDLPDSLPIIMVNESGASVYSASPIAREEFPDYDITVRGAVSIGRRLMDPLAELVKIDPKSIGVGQYQHDVNQKKLAESLTRVVESCVNMVGVELNTASAKLLESVSGLSSTTAANIINWRNENGPFASRKALMKVPRLGPKAYEQCAGFLRIRNAKNTLDETAVHPERYATVARMAKDLNASVSDLIKSAELRKQIELEKYISDDLGLPTLEDIMKELEKPGRDPRKEFELVQFDDDVKEVEDLKEGMMLNGIITNVTNFGAFVDIGVHQDGLVHISRLADNFVRNPSDVVYPGQAVLVKVMEVDLARKRIALSMKESDR, from the coding sequence ATGACCACTGATAATATATCCCGCATTGCTTCCGAACTGAATCTACCTGTTAAAAATGTACAAGCTGCAATTTCCCTTCTTGAAGAAGGCGCAACTATTCCGTTCATCTCCCGCTACCGTAAGGAAGCTACGGGCAGTATGGATGAAGTCGCAGTTGAAGCTGTAAGTGATCTTTTAGGTAAACTTAATGAGCTTGAGAAAAGACGTGAAACCGTCCTTAATTCAATTGAGGAGCAGGGAAAACTTACTGATGCGCTGCGCAGTAAAATCAATGAAGCTCAGAATCTGCGGCAGTTGGAAGATTTATATCTGCCCTACAAACCAAAACGTAAAACAAAGGGACAAGCCGCAATTGAAAAGGGACTTGAGCCACTTGCTGTTAAAATTTTCGCCCAAAAATGTGATCCGGAGAAAGAAGCAGAAAGCTATATATCTGCGGAGAAAGGGGTTAAAACTATAGAAGACGCATTAGCCGGAGCGCGTGATATCATCGCGGAAAAAATATCTGAAAATCAGGCTCTGCGTCAGGCTGTACGCTCACTTTTTGAAAACAAAGCTATACTTGAATCACATGCAACGAAAACGGCCCTGTCCCCTGAAGCTGAAGAAAAAGCTTCCAAATTCAGGGACTGGTTCAACTGGCGTGAACCTGCACGAAAATCTGCGGGCCATAGAATTCTTGCAATGCTTCGCGGTGAAAGAGATAAATTTCTGAAAGTCTCCTTCCGCCCACCAGAAGAAGAAGGGCTTGATACCTTAAGCCGCAATATTGTTAAGTCTACTTCTGCGGCCTCTAAACAAGTAGAAAAAGCCTCTGCAGATAGCTATAAACGTCTTCTTGCCCCGCAAATGGAAACAGAGCTTCGCTCCAATCTTCTTGAAAAAGCTGAAACAGAAGCCATCAAAGTTTTTGCATCTAATCTTAGAGAAATATTGATCGCTCCACCGCTCGGCAGTAAAAATATTCTTGCTCTTGACCCCGGATTCAGAACAGGCGCAAAACTTGTATGTCTGGATGCACAGGGCGGATTAAAGCATAATGATACCATCTACCCTGTTACTTCAGAAGGCAAAAAGAAAGAAGCGGCAGAGAAAATTATAAACCTTGTTAATAAATACTCCATAGAGGCAATTGCCATTGGGAACGGAACAGCAGGACGCGAGACAGAACAGTTCATCAAAGGACTTGATCTGCCTGATTCTTTACCGATCATAATGGTCAACGAATCCGGTGCATCCGTATATTCAGCCTCACCGATAGCCAGAGAAGAATTTCCAGATTATGACATCACCGTTCGCGGTGCAGTCTCAATCGGGCGCAGACTTATGGACCCGCTGGCCGAGCTTGTTAAAATCGATCCAAAATCAATCGGAGTCGGACAATATCAGCATGATGTAAACCAAAAAAAACTGGCTGAAAGCCTCACCAGAGTTGTCGAGTCCTGCGTAAATATGGTGGGAGTTGAGCTTAACACTGCCAGCGCAAAACTTTTGGAATCAGTTTCTGGACTCAGCTCAACAACTGCTGCGAATATTATTAACTGGCGAAATGAAAACGGACCGTTTGCATCACGCAAAGCTCTAATGAAAGTTCCTAGACTTGGACCTAAAGCCTATGAACAGTGCGCCGGATTCCTGCGTATCAGAAATGCTAAAAATACTCTTGATGAAACAGCCGTTCACCCAGAACGATATGCGACTGTAGCCCGCATGGCTAAAGATCTTAATGCAAGCGTTTCTGATCTTATTAAATCAGCAGAACTCAGAAAACAAATCGAACTTGAAAAATATATTTCAGATGATCTTGGGTTACCTACGCTTGAAGACATCATGAAAGAACTCGAAAAACCGGGCCGTGACCCACGGAAAGAATTCGAACTTGTTCAATTTGATGATGATGTAAAAGAGGTTGAAGACCTTAAAGAAGGCATGATGCTAAACGGAATTATCACTAATGTAACCAACTTTGGAGCATTTGTTGATATCGGAGTGCATCAGGACGGACTGGTACATATCAGCAGACTGGCAGATAACTTCGTGCGCAACCCGTCCGATGTAGTCTACCCCGGACAGGCAGTACTTGTTAAGGTTATGGAAGTGGACCTTGCACGCAAAAGAATTGCCCTGTCTATGAAAGAATCAGATAGATAA
- a CDS encoding restriction endonuclease, with product MSERKRNPQQSIRAHCLWCMGGSSQLVRECQDENCSLFQLRGPKSDEAERVCIRAIRRYCLACTVGDRQAIRACPEKECVLRPYRLGVHPRTIKRRKKRQIEKSHLKLPGM from the coding sequence TTGAGCGAGCGTAAAAGAAATCCTCAGCAGAGCATTCGGGCACACTGTTTGTGGTGCATGGGTGGAAGTTCTCAGCTTGTCAGAGAGTGTCAGGACGAGAATTGCTCTCTTTTTCAGCTCAGAGGACCTAAGTCCGATGAGGCTGAGCGTGTTTGTATACGCGCAATTCGAAGATACTGTCTTGCGTGTACTGTTGGTGACAGGCAGGCTATCAGGGCGTGTCCTGAAAAAGAATGTGTTTTACGACCTTATAGGTTAGGGGTTCATCCAAGGACCATCAAGAGAAGAAAAAAAAGGCAAATTGAGAAAAGCCATTTGAAGCTGCCCGGAATGTAG
- a CDS encoding PLP-dependent aminotransferase family protein, with translation MNIKRDNEEYRYKKVEQEISKHIHAGDLTPGDKLPSLRQMSSNLKVSISTVSHAYEELEKLGLIESRPRSGYFVRSEFRNIPTPIVKPSPMLEPHTVTKNKLIQTALETVGNKNLLPLGVVCPGSELLPTKHLTKIMAAVIKENPTLSVEYESIAGNLQLRRQIAFRSVDCGSNFTAEELMITIGAMEALYISLRALTRAGDLVLIQSPTYYCFLQLVESLGLRALEIPSCPRNGINTEELATVVKKFDIKACILSPNFNNPDGGLTPDDAKKEIVNLLAEKDIPLVEDDVYGDIYFGDTRPKTFKSFDRKGGVLLCSSFSKTISPGYRVGWLAPGRYLDKAMEIKATTNVSCASPTQMATARYLKDAHFDRHLKKLRLAMKEQMTKMRTEIALSFPKGTKVTNPKGGSVLWVELPAGTDGVKLFFKAKEEGIGIVPGSVFSTRDAFSNYIRLSSGSPWSDAIQNGIKRLGELALM, from the coding sequence ATGAATATTAAGCGTGATAATGAAGAGTACAGATATAAAAAAGTTGAACAGGAAATATCAAAGCACATCCATGCAGGAGATTTGACACCTGGCGACAAACTCCCCTCATTGCGACAAATGAGTTCAAATTTAAAAGTATCCATATCAACCGTAAGCCACGCCTATGAAGAACTTGAGAAGCTAGGTTTAATTGAATCTCGCCCCAGATCAGGGTATTTTGTGCGTAGTGAATTCCGCAATATTCCAACACCCATAGTAAAGCCGAGCCCGATGCTTGAACCGCATACTGTGACCAAAAATAAATTGATACAGACAGCTCTTGAAACGGTAGGAAATAAAAATTTACTACCGCTCGGCGTAGTCTGCCCAGGCAGTGAACTATTACCGACAAAACATCTAACGAAGATAATGGCAGCGGTTATCAAAGAAAACCCTACCCTTTCCGTAGAATACGAATCGATTGCCGGTAATTTACAATTACGCAGACAAATAGCTTTCCGCTCAGTTGACTGTGGTTCCAATTTTACTGCGGAAGAACTAATGATTACTATCGGAGCAATGGAAGCTCTGTATATTTCTCTGCGCGCGTTAACCCGTGCAGGAGACTTGGTGCTAATTCAATCCCCGACTTATTATTGCTTCCTGCAATTGGTGGAAAGCCTTGGACTACGGGCATTAGAGATACCTTCCTGCCCTAGAAACGGAATCAATACTGAAGAATTGGCCACTGTGGTAAAAAAATTCGATATTAAAGCATGCATTCTCTCACCCAATTTTAATAATCCTGATGGTGGCCTTACACCGGATGATGCAAAAAAAGAAATAGTTAACCTGCTGGCAGAAAAAGATATACCACTTGTTGAAGACGATGTTTATGGAGATATATACTTCGGAGATACAAGGCCAAAAACATTCAAATCATTCGACCGCAAAGGCGGAGTTCTGCTCTGCTCTTCTTTTTCAAAAACTATTTCACCGGGATACCGTGTAGGGTGGCTGGCTCCGGGGCGTTATCTTGATAAGGCTATGGAAATAAAAGCCACCACGAATGTATCCTGCGCATCCCCGACTCAAATGGCCACAGCAAGATATCTAAAAGATGCACATTTTGATCGCCATCTCAAAAAATTACGTTTAGCAATGAAAGAACAAATGACTAAGATGCGAACTGAAATAGCTCTGTCATTCCCTAAAGGAACAAAAGTCACCAATCCGAAAGGAGGCTCTGTTCTGTGGGTAGAACTCCCTGCCGGAACAGACGGCGTAAAACTTTTCTTTAAGGCCAAAGAGGAAGGAATAGGAATCGTTCCGGGATCAGTTTTTTCAACACGTGATGCTTTTTCTAATTACATAAGGCTCAGCAGCGGATCACCATGGAGTGATGCTATTCAAAACGGTATTAAACGACTCGGTGAACTTGCTTTAATGTAG
- a CDS encoding AzlC family ABC transporter permease: MESTMSSQKNRFNGVLMSATKQALPIVLGFLPVGFAYGVLARKTGISIDNTVLMSLLVFAGSSQFIAVGLLASGASAVSVIITTFIVNLRHLLMSAALSPHLRKWSKLELAAFSFQLTDETFAVHSTRFGNGDNCKCETYLINSIAQLSWIGGTVLGIISSSIITDIKPMGLDYALPAMFIALLIFQIKDKSHIIVGVITGLLSTAFALGGAGQWNVIIATLIGASLGVILSWTKN, from the coding sequence GTGGAATCCACAATGAGTTCCCAAAAAAACAGATTTAATGGCGTATTGATGTCGGCAACTAAACAGGCTCTACCTATTGTGCTTGGGTTTTTGCCTGTCGGTTTTGCGTATGGAGTTTTGGCTCGCAAAACCGGAATTTCTATTGATAACACAGTGTTGATGTCCCTGCTTGTCTTTGCCGGATCATCGCAGTTTATAGCGGTTGGGCTTCTTGCATCAGGAGCCTCGGCTGTGTCGGTGATTATTACTACCTTTATCGTTAACCTACGCCACTTGCTCATGTCTGCGGCTCTTTCTCCTCATCTACGCAAGTGGAGTAAGCTGGAGCTGGCAGCTTTCAGTTTTCAACTTACTGATGAAACTTTTGCAGTGCATTCAACCAGATTCGGTAACGGTGATAACTGTAAGTGTGAAACTTATCTGATTAACAGTATTGCTCAATTGTCATGGATCGGTGGTACTGTGCTGGGAATTATTTCAAGTTCCATTATTACCGACATTAAACCAATGGGCCTTGATTACGCCCTTCCAGCAATGTTTATCGCTCTGCTCATATTTCAGATAAAAGATAAAAGTCATATCATAGTTGGAGTAATCACCGGACTCCTTTCCACAGCATTTGCTCTTGGCGGAGCCGGACAGTGGAATGTTATAATCGCAACACTTATCGGCGCAAGTCTTGGAGTTATATTGTCATGGACCAAAAATTAA
- a CDS encoding energy-coupling factor ABC transporter ATP-binding protein, with translation MSYPIFSLRDINFVYPGGNEVLKSVNFDLHCGEKVAFTGHNGSGKTTILHIIMGLLTPTSGQVLFKNSEMKSEKDFRELRKCVGLLFQQADDQLFCPTVIEDVAFGPLNLGKNPDEAREISKKILCLLGLSGYEERVTYRLSGGEKKLVSLATVLAMQPEALVLDEPTNDLDPSMRDRLADILCSLDVAMLVVSHDLNFLKKVTDVEYSCCHGIVQKGASVFTADNSCLNCKL, from the coding sequence GTGAGTTATCCGATTTTTTCTTTGCGCGATATAAATTTTGTTTATCCCGGTGGTAACGAGGTTTTAAAGTCCGTTAATTTTGATTTACACTGCGGCGAAAAAGTTGCGTTTACCGGACATAACGGCAGTGGTAAAACTACCATTCTCCATATCATTATGGGACTTTTGACACCAACGTCCGGGCAGGTCCTTTTTAAAAACAGCGAAATGAAAAGTGAGAAAGATTTCAGGGAACTTCGTAAATGCGTAGGACTTCTTTTCCAGCAGGCGGATGATCAGCTTTTTTGTCCTACCGTTATCGAAGATGTAGCTTTCGGACCTTTGAATCTGGGAAAAAATCCTGATGAGGCGCGTGAAATTTCAAAAAAGATACTCTGCTTACTCGGTCTCTCTGGTTATGAAGAAAGAGTAACTTATCGTTTGTCCGGTGGTGAAAAAAAACTGGTATCGCTTGCAACAGTGCTGGCAATGCAGCCCGAAGCGCTGGTTCTTGATGAACCTACTAATGATTTAGATCCTTCAATGCGGGACAGACTTGCTGATATTTTATGTTCACTTGATGTCGCAATGCTTGTCGTTTCACATGATCTGAATTTTTTAAAGAAAGTCACTGATGTTGAATATTCGTGCTGTCATGGAATTGTTCAAAAGGGTGCATCTGTTTTCACTGCTGACAATAGTTGCTTAAATTGCAAATTATGA
- a CDS encoding helix-turn-helix transcriptional regulator, whose amino-acid sequence MTNTNQQKQPLRDEINLAKVLQALSDQIRLEIVLKLASESEIQCGCFGLDIPKSSLSHHFKVLRESGIVTTRREGKELFNSLRIEDLEARFPGVLSAVINSAQKADIDRK is encoded by the coding sequence GTGACAAATACTAATCAGCAAAAACAGCCATTACGAGATGAAATAAATCTAGCAAAGGTTTTGCAGGCTCTAAGTGACCAAATACGGCTGGAAATTGTACTGAAACTAGCAAGCGAATCTGAAATTCAATGCGGCTGTTTCGGCTTAGACATACCCAAGTCATCCCTGTCGCACCACTTTAAGGTGCTTCGCGAATCCGGAATAGTGACGACTAGGCGTGAAGGGAAAGAATTGTTCAACAGCTTGCGTATAGAAGATTTGGAAGCACGCTTCCCAGGTGTACTGAGTGCTGTAATTAACTCGGCGCAAAAGGCTGATATTGATAGAAAGTAA
- a CDS encoding tetratricopeptide repeat protein has translation MSGSKKPQKLSRRGFLFGGFRRKDDKEQVHSAAKPIAATEVDLDVLAAANVAYENKRYAEAAEKYRDFIKSEPHNANARKRYGHSLYMCGKFVQAKVELERTIKILGEDNFASLYLGLIFCRIGNGEKVLSAWKGYFDPTKIDVQREINLQMALIESDPEFTLAEAADMVEKVLNESAG, from the coding sequence ATGTCCGGTAGTAAAAAGCCCCAGAAATTATCCAGAAGAGGTTTTCTTTTCGGAGGATTCAGACGAAAAGATGACAAAGAACAGGTACACAGCGCAGCAAAACCTATAGCTGCGACTGAAGTGGATCTTGATGTTCTTGCTGCTGCAAATGTTGCCTATGAAAATAAAAGGTACGCAGAAGCTGCAGAAAAATATAGAGATTTTATAAAATCAGAGCCTCATAACGCCAATGCCAGAAAGCGGTATGGCCATAGCTTATATATGTGCGGAAAATTTGTTCAGGCAAAGGTTGAGCTTGAGCGAACCATTAAAATTCTGGGCGAAGATAATTTTGCTTCACTATACCTCGGATTAATTTTTTGCCGAATCGGGAACGGTGAAAAAGTTTTATCCGCATGGAAAGGGTATTTTGATCCTACAAAAATAGATGTACAGCGTGAAATAAATTTACAGATGGCCCTGATAGAAAGTGATCCTGAATTTACACTTGCTGAAGCCGCAGACATGGTTGAAAAAGTTTTAAATGAAAGTGCCGGATAG
- a CDS encoding response regulator: protein MKFLIADDNKIHRELITDTIKEHGMYHIVSDGNEAVKAFTDSLDKKDSFSAIFIKSKNDSRDGPHALRKIREIEQENGLELNKEIPIIMTVMDDEEQISETYLRGNSTTFILKPLTKDKIVEELTLFGLIP, encoded by the coding sequence ATGAAATTTCTCATCGCTGACGACAATAAGATCCACCGTGAACTCATAACCGATACAATTAAAGAGCACGGTATGTATCACATCGTCAGCGATGGCAATGAAGCTGTTAAAGCTTTTACTGATTCTTTAGATAAAAAAGATTCTTTCAGTGCAATTTTCATAAAATCAAAAAACGACTCTAGGGATGGACCGCATGCTTTGCGGAAAATACGAGAAATAGAACAAGAAAATGGTCTTGAATTAAATAAAGAAATACCGATCATAATGACAGTTATGGACGATGAAGAGCAGATATCTGAAACATACCTGCGTGGAAACTCAACAACCTTTATACTAAAGCCTCTGACCAAAGATAAAATTGTGGAAGAGCTGACTCTCTTCGGGCTTATACCTTAG
- a CDS encoding AzlD domain-containing protein: protein MDQKLIFLIIVGMMVVTYGPRLLPVLTLSSRDLPPVVVRWLGYVPTAVLSALLVPSLLAPEGVINLGFDNIYFWVAVPTFGVAMFTRNFFGTVAFGMGMVAAVRYFL from the coding sequence ATGGACCAAAAATTAATTTTTTTAATAATAGTAGGAATGATGGTAGTTACTTACGGACCGCGGCTTCTTCCTGTACTGACTTTGAGTTCGAGGGATCTTCCGCCTGTAGTTGTGCGCTGGTTGGGATATGTTCCTACTGCTGTACTGTCTGCATTGCTGGTCCCTTCGCTTTTAGCTCCCGAAGGCGTGATAAATTTAGGTTTTGATAATATTTATTTCTGGGTAGCGGTCCCGACTTTTGGGGTAGCCATGTTTACTCGTAACTTTTTCGGAACAGTTGCTTTCGGAATGGGAATGGTCGCTGCGGTTCGGTACTTTCTTTAG
- a CDS encoding methyltransferase domain-containing protein, producing the protein MTPNAEINKIVEEVGQDIIWRPLYDFEKNKLSNGVGHDIDGIDPEFTDLCFKGKTVCDLGCNLGHFTFYAHERGAKKVVGYDIEPKVIKGARKLAALYNIKGVEFETCNFASEPATQTFDMGMLIDILGKINISSGFLIPILKGLESRSESEMLLTFRPIYLVERHFGMSVSNLLKLYPQANIKNGFFNLLDFTQNLFAEKWTITYLSKELPDDSQYKRTVHFARKS; encoded by the coding sequence ATGACTCCAAACGCAGAAATCAATAAAATTGTCGAAGAAGTGGGACAGGATATAATCTGGCGTCCGCTATATGACTTTGAAAAAAACAAGCTGAGCAACGGAGTCGGGCATGATATTGACGGAATTGATCCAGAGTTTACAGATCTTTGTTTTAAAGGAAAAACTGTCTGCGATCTGGGATGCAACCTTGGCCACTTTACGTTCTATGCTCACGAACGCGGAGCAAAGAAAGTTGTCGGTTATGATATTGAACCCAAGGTAATCAAAGGAGCAAGAAAACTCGCCGCTCTCTATAATATTAAAGGTGTAGAGTTTGAAACATGCAACTTTGCATCAGAACCAGCGACTCAAACTTTTGATATGGGCATGCTGATCGATATTCTCGGCAAAATTAATATTTCAAGCGGCTTTTTAATTCCAATACTTAAAGGTCTTGAGAGCAGAAGCGAATCTGAAATGCTCTTAACATTCCGCCCGATTTATCTGGTAGAAAGACACTTCGGTATGTCTGTAAGTAACCTTCTTAAATTATACCCGCAGGCTAATATCAAAAACGGGTTTTTCAATCTGCTTGATTTTACGCAAAACCTTTTTGCTGAAAAGTGGACGATTACCTATCTTTCAAAAGAACTTCCTGATGATTCACAATACAAACGCACGGTTCATTTCGCACGCAAGTCTTAA